From a single Planctellipticum variicoloris genomic region:
- a CDS encoding Bax inhibitor-1/YccA family protein, with amino-acid sequence MRSGNPALNANTFDQFHEMSSADSTQMTIRGTANKTMILLGLAIGTACLTWSQVAQGNMASAMPWMIGGAISGFVLALIISFKADWAPVLAPLYALAEGLFLGGISAVIDAQYPGVALQAIGLTFGTMFTLLIAYQSGLIRATENFKLGVFAATGGIALVYLTSIVLGFFGMSVPLIHSAGPWGIAFSAFVVVIAAMNLVLDFDFIEQAAKNGAPKSAEWYGAFGLMVTLVWLYIEILRLLAKLNSRD; translated from the coding sequence ATGCGTAGCGGCAATCCGGCGTTGAACGCGAATACGTTCGACCAGTTCCACGAAATGTCGTCCGCCGACTCGACTCAGATGACGATTCGCGGCACCGCCAACAAGACCATGATCCTCCTCGGTCTGGCCATCGGCACCGCCTGCCTCACCTGGTCGCAGGTCGCCCAGGGCAATATGGCCTCGGCGATGCCTTGGATGATCGGCGGCGCCATCAGCGGCTTTGTGCTCGCGCTGATTATAAGTTTCAAAGCCGACTGGGCGCCGGTCCTCGCCCCGCTGTATGCGCTCGCGGAAGGCTTGTTTCTCGGAGGCATTTCCGCGGTTATTGACGCCCAGTACCCCGGCGTTGCTCTGCAGGCCATCGGACTCACCTTCGGTACGATGTTTACCCTGCTGATCGCCTATCAGTCCGGCCTAATTCGCGCCACCGAAAACTTCAAACTCGGCGTCTTCGCCGCCACCGGCGGCATCGCCCTCGTCTACTTGACGTCGATCGTTCTCGGGTTCTTCGGCATGAGCGTGCCGCTGATTCACAGCGCGGGTCCGTGGGGCATTGCCTTCAGCGCCTTCGTCGTCGTGATCGCCGCCATGAACCTCGTCCTCGACTTCGACTTCATCGAGCAGGCCGCCAAAAACGGCGCCCCCAAGTCCGCCGAGTGGTACGGGGCCTTCGGCCTCATGGTCACCCTCGTCTGGCTCTACATCGAAATCCTCCGCCTCCTCGCCAAGCTCAACAGCCGCGACTGA
- the mch gene encoding methenyltetrahydromethanopterin cyclohydrolase — protein sequence MNYELNDVAADIVADITDHPADFRVAEHEIPGGGLLLDFGVETEGGLEAGAMLAGLCVAGLADISTQPGELDGMVWPYVAVATDYPVAACLFSQYAGWKINVGKYFAMGSGPMRSVAASEELFDKLWYREEAEQVVGVLEAATLPGREVFEYIAEKTGVAPDDVTLAVAPTSSIAGNYQVVARSVETAMHKLYELGFDVNRVRSAMGVAPLPPVANNDLQGIGFTNDAILYGGRVTLWVNGDDETLAAIAPQIPSCSSAAYGRPFQEIFEAAGRNFYDIDPLLFSPAEVVLQNMDTGRIHRAGRVDPQILKRSFGL from the coding sequence ATGAACTATGAATTGAATGATGTTGCGGCGGATATCGTCGCCGACATCACGGACCACCCCGCCGACTTCCGGGTCGCCGAACACGAAATCCCCGGCGGAGGACTTCTCCTCGACTTCGGCGTCGAGACCGAAGGGGGCCTCGAAGCCGGCGCCATGCTCGCCGGTCTGTGCGTCGCGGGCCTCGCTGACATTTCCACCCAGCCCGGCGAGCTCGACGGCATGGTCTGGCCCTATGTCGCCGTAGCCACCGACTACCCTGTCGCCGCCTGCCTGTTCAGCCAGTACGCCGGGTGGAAGATCAACGTCGGCAAGTACTTCGCGATGGGTTCCGGACCGATGCGTTCCGTCGCGGCCAGCGAAGAACTGTTCGACAAGCTCTGGTACCGCGAAGAGGCCGAGCAGGTCGTCGGCGTCCTCGAAGCCGCCACGCTCCCCGGACGGGAAGTCTTCGAATACATCGCCGAGAAGACGGGAGTTGCACCCGACGACGTAACCCTCGCCGTCGCTCCGACTTCCAGCATCGCGGGTAACTACCAGGTGGTCGCCCGCTCGGTCGAGACCGCGATGCACAAACTCTACGAACTCGGCTTCGACGTCAACCGCGTCCGCAGCGCCATGGGCGTCGCCCCCCTCCCCCCCGTCGCCAACAACGACCTGCAGGGGATCGGCTTCACCAACGACGCCATCCTCTACGGCGGCCGGGTCACGCTGTGGGTGAACGGCGACGACGAAACCCTCGCGGCCATCGCCCCGCAGATTCCCTCCTGCAGCTCGGCGGCCTACGGTCGGCCGTTTCAGGAGATTTTCGAAGCGGCCGGACGCAATTTCTACGACATCGACCCCCTCCTCTTCAGCCCCGCGGAAGTGGTGCTGCAGAATATGGACACCGGTCGCATCCATCGGGCCGGCCGGGTCGATCCGCAAATCCTGAAGCGGTCCTTCGGACTCTGA
- a CDS encoding ATP-grasp domain-containing protein: MQIAVLAQPESWYFRDLARAATERGGQCTRLDFSGLIGGIVDGQPVLNQGETDLRDCRAIVVRSMPAGSLEQVVFRMDILARLEAAGVPVVNPPKALECAIDKYLTTARLAAAGLPVPDTIVCEDPGTAMLAWERLGRDVVVKPVFGAEGRGIVRLTDPDLAWRAFRTLFRLESVLYLQRFIEHPGYDLRVLVLGERILGGMRRSSPDDFRVNVARSGIAEPHGPTDHEAELALAATRATGNLFAGIDLLYDATGRCYVIEVNGVPGWQAFGRVNSMDVAAVFVEWLETETPNTKHQITKN; the protein is encoded by the coding sequence GTGCAGATCGCCGTCCTCGCTCAGCCGGAGAGCTGGTACTTCCGCGACCTTGCGCGAGCCGCGACCGAACGCGGCGGCCAATGTACGCGTCTCGATTTTTCCGGTCTGATTGGCGGAATCGTCGACGGCCAACCGGTGCTGAACCAGGGGGAAACGGACCTCCGCGACTGCCGGGCCATCGTCGTTCGGAGCATGCCCGCCGGCTCGCTGGAACAGGTCGTCTTCCGGATGGACATCCTGGCGCGCCTGGAGGCCGCCGGCGTCCCGGTCGTCAACCCGCCCAAGGCCCTCGAATGCGCAATCGACAAGTATCTGACCACGGCCCGGCTCGCCGCCGCCGGGCTACCGGTTCCTGATACGATCGTCTGCGAAGATCCCGGCACGGCGATGCTCGCCTGGGAACGGCTGGGCCGCGATGTCGTCGTCAAACCGGTCTTCGGGGCCGAAGGCCGGGGCATCGTGCGATTGACCGACCCCGATCTGGCCTGGCGCGCGTTCCGGACTCTGTTCCGGCTGGAGTCGGTCCTGTATCTGCAGCGGTTCATCGAACATCCCGGCTACGATCTCCGCGTGCTGGTCCTGGGGGAACGGATCCTGGGGGGCATGCGACGTTCGTCTCCGGACGACTTCCGCGTGAACGTCGCCCGCTCGGGAATTGCGGAGCCACACGGTCCGACCGACCATGAAGCCGAACTGGCACTGGCCGCCACACGGGCGACCGGGAATCTCTTCGCCGGGATCGATCTGTTGTACGATGCAACGGGGCGCTGTTACGTCATCGAAGTCAACGGCGTCCCCGGCTGGCAGGCCTTCGGACGCGTGAATTCGATGGATGTGGCGGCAGTGTTCGTCGAATGGTTAGAGACGGAAACACCAAACACCAAACACCAAATAACCAAGAACTAA
- a CDS encoding inositol monophosphatase family protein, translating into MPPAPIAAALATHMPAVMRWAGAVARRLRGFNIGLTGKTSGSALTDALTLADLTLQELLVAALRDCDPIFRTCQIEAEETTGDLARFPEQADLVISLDPIDGTKQYRDKTGNGYAVMLHLRSRDTVHYSLAFVPEKGEHGWWVEAHGDRIVCGPDDPARPARDVLQSLTPITTATRPDSRQIYLIGFQQRDVAAAQAVSAAGLAGVAPDDMPGSIYELLARGEFGGSLIHSPNVYDFPVSLHLARILGGDAVWVHNGEPVHFRETWLDDRADMLRLPGIVACSANRETLATLCRVAKDWHRERYHTQVEL; encoded by the coding sequence ATGCCCCCTGCTCCGATTGCTGCCGCTCTTGCCACTCACATGCCTGCCGTCATGCGCTGGGCCGGGGCCGTCGCCCGTCGGCTGCGGGGCTTTAATATCGGTCTGACCGGCAAGACTTCCGGGAGCGCGCTGACAGATGCGCTGACGCTGGCGGACCTGACGCTGCAGGAACTGCTCGTTGCCGCGCTGCGCGACTGCGATCCGATTTTCCGCACCTGCCAGATTGAAGCTGAGGAGACCACCGGCGATCTGGCCCGTTTTCCCGAGCAAGCCGATCTGGTGATCTCACTCGATCCCATCGACGGCACCAAGCAGTATCGCGACAAGACGGGCAACGGGTACGCGGTGATGCTCCATCTGCGTTCCCGGGACACGGTGCACTACTCGCTGGCCTTCGTCCCCGAGAAAGGGGAGCACGGGTGGTGGGTCGAAGCGCATGGAGACCGCATCGTCTGCGGTCCAGATGATCCCGCGCGACCGGCCCGGGACGTCCTGCAGTCCCTGACGCCGATCACAACCGCCACTCGTCCTGACAGCCGGCAGATTTACCTGATCGGTTTTCAGCAGCGCGATGTCGCCGCGGCTCAGGCCGTCAGCGCGGCCGGGCTGGCGGGCGTCGCTCCCGATGACATGCCGGGCAGCATTTACGAACTGCTGGCCCGCGGCGAATTCGGGGGCTCGCTGATCCACAGCCCGAATGTCTATGACTTCCCGGTCTCACTGCACCTCGCCCGGATCCTCGGCGGGGACGCGGTCTGGGTCCACAATGGCGAGCCGGTCCATTTCCGCGAGACGTGGCTGGATGACCGGGCCGACATGCTCCGCCTGCCGGGAATCGTCGCCTGCAGCGCGAATCGGGAAACGCTGGCGACCCTCTGCCGGGTGGCGAAGGACTGGCATAGGGAGAGATATCATACGCAGGTGGAATTGTAG
- a CDS encoding RNA polymerase sigma factor gives MDDSVSDDLQLVRRCLAGEALALRDFVQRFQGVVFGVCLRMLGHQQDAEDVAQETLLRAVRHLRHWDGARPLIPWVLTIAVNRCRTHLSRSKKIARPSEVPDEAVAKPQRVDAGDLGEELQRALGTLREEYRTCFILFHQQELSLQEVAEILDCPVGTVKTWLHRARKELAEWLRQRGVVNEVGYEL, from the coding sequence GTGGACGATTCGGTGAGCGACGACCTGCAGCTTGTGCGGCGTTGCCTTGCTGGAGAGGCCTTGGCCCTTCGCGACTTTGTCCAGCGGTTTCAGGGAGTCGTGTTCGGAGTCTGTCTGCGGATGCTCGGTCATCAGCAGGACGCCGAAGACGTGGCCCAGGAGACGCTGTTGCGCGCGGTCCGGCATCTTCGGCATTGGGACGGCGCGCGCCCCTTGATTCCGTGGGTGCTGACCATCGCCGTCAACCGGTGTCGGACGCATCTTTCGCGGTCGAAGAAGATTGCGCGGCCCAGCGAAGTGCCGGACGAGGCGGTGGCGAAACCGCAACGGGTCGATGCAGGCGATCTGGGAGAAGAACTGCAGCGGGCGCTGGGAACGCTGCGCGAAGAATATCGGACGTGTTTTATCCTGTTTCATCAGCAGGAACTGAGTCTGCAGGAAGTGGCCGAGATTCTGGACTGCCCGGTGGGGACGGTGAAGACCTGGCTGCACCGGGCGCGAAAAGAACTGGCGGAGTGGCTGCGGCAACGCGGCGTTGTGAACGAGGTGGGTTATGAACTGTAG
- a CDS encoding GNAT family N-acetyltransferase yields MGFELLTERLRLREMTAGDLDFVASMLADPQVMKFYPQVYSRDEARAWLERQLVRYAEHGHGLWLVEDRQTFQPVGQVGLVLQELPWGCEPEIGYLIHSPFWRRGCATEAARAVRDHAFRSCDMNRVISLIRPINEPSQGVARKLGMQVERETEFKNLQHLVFTVGRPSELEFTSSE; encoded by the coding sequence ATGGGCTTCGAGCTGCTGACCGAACGGCTGCGGCTGCGGGAGATGACGGCGGGTGACCTGGATTTCGTCGCCAGCATGCTCGCAGATCCTCAGGTCATGAAGTTTTACCCGCAGGTCTATTCACGGGACGAAGCGCGCGCCTGGCTTGAGCGGCAGCTTGTCCGGTACGCGGAGCATGGACATGGCCTGTGGCTGGTCGAAGACCGACAAACGTTCCAGCCTGTGGGCCAGGTCGGGCTTGTCCTCCAGGAACTCCCCTGGGGATGTGAGCCGGAGATCGGGTATCTGATTCATAGTCCGTTCTGGAGAAGAGGTTGCGCGACCGAGGCTGCCCGGGCTGTCCGTGATCACGCATTCAGATCTTGCGATATGAATCGGGTGATTTCGCTGATCCGCCCGATCAATGAGCCCTCCCAGGGGGTGGCTCGAAAGCTGGGAATGCAGGTGGAACGGGAGACCGAGTTCAAGAACCTGCAGCACCTGGTTTTCACGGTTGGACGGCCATCCGAACTCGAATTCACGTCGTCGGAATGA
- a CDS encoding FHA domain-containing protein — protein sequence MLQAELKILGGKHQGKTIPLTTKKFLVGREADCQLRPNSDLVSRHHCVFLQDDYSVRLRDLGSTNGTQVNGEPVRGEIMLKTGDQITIGKLELEMVIRQVAAVAAPPMPAAIAAGDSTLLPTSDVPGVPVADDTGAESQSALDTSYEMQAYVPQQDPGQTVNMGGGDTTIHPGMVPGGVPVQMGGYPGYPNYPMMPGYPPGYGMPPGYPMPGYPPGYGMPMGYPPGMPYPQQQYPQPMYPGAAPQQPAAPAQTSGEMEIKLPPPEETGIKAPPPAAPVAPPVEGQAAPPEKPSTAAADIIRQHLQRRGR from the coding sequence ATGCTGCAGGCTGAGCTGAAGATCCTGGGGGGCAAGCACCAGGGAAAGACCATACCGCTGACAACGAAGAAGTTTCTGGTCGGACGCGAGGCAGACTGCCAGCTCCGCCCCAACAGCGATCTGGTCAGCCGACACCACTGTGTTTTTCTGCAGGATGACTACTCGGTCCGGCTGCGCGATCTGGGAAGCACCAACGGCACCCAGGTCAATGGCGAGCCGGTCCGCGGCGAAATCATGCTCAAGACCGGCGACCAGATTACGATCGGCAAGCTCGAGCTGGAAATGGTCATCCGGCAGGTCGCCGCGGTCGCGGCCCCGCCGATGCCTGCCGCCATTGCCGCTGGCGATTCTACGCTCCTGCCAACCTCCGATGTGCCCGGCGTGCCGGTCGCGGACGACACCGGCGCCGAATCCCAGAGCGCCCTCGATACCAGCTACGAAATGCAGGCTTACGTTCCGCAGCAGGACCCCGGGCAGACCGTCAATATGGGGGGGGGCGATACGACAATCCATCCGGGCATGGTCCCGGGGGGAGTCCCGGTCCAGATGGGGGGCTACCCGGGTTATCCCAATTACCCGATGATGCCGGGCTATCCCCCCGGCTACGGGATGCCGCCTGGCTACCCCATGCCGGGTTATCCGCCCGGCTACGGAATGCCGATGGGGTATCCGCCGGGGATGCCGTATCCTCAGCAGCAATATCCTCAGCCAATGTATCCCGGTGCGGCTCCTCAGCAGCCCGCCGCCCCAGCACAGACTTCTGGCGAGATGGAAATCAAACTTCCCCCTCCGGAAGAGACGGGAATCAAGGCGCCCCCGCCAGCCGCTCCCGTCGCTCCTCCCGTCGAAGGGCAGGCCGCCCCTCCCGAGAAGCCTTCGACTGCGGCCGCCGATATCATCCGGCAGCACCTGCAGCGACGGGGACGCTGA
- a CDS encoding lipoate--protein ligase family protein, producing MPELLPECRLIIEDQPRSGAWNMALDETLLESAIERDCCTLRWYRWDRATASLGYFQGHAELARDPQVAGLPVVRRLSGGGTIVHDHEWTYCLTLPAGQRVVHQPHELYDIVHGEIVAGLREAGFEVRLRGQTVKAAPEPVLCFSRQDSHDVVSGVHKVLGSAQRRRKGALLQHGSLILRASSAAAQHPGIQDLNPQASEVSLSLIERLGTSIARGVADRTVRSSWTSEELSLAGKLELDQPRRVSER from the coding sequence ATGCCCGAACTGCTGCCGGAGTGCCGACTGATCATCGAAGATCAGCCTCGCTCCGGCGCCTGGAACATGGCGCTCGACGAGACGCTGCTGGAATCGGCGATCGAACGCGACTGCTGCACGCTCCGGTGGTACCGCTGGGACCGCGCAACCGCGTCCCTCGGCTATTTTCAGGGACATGCCGAACTGGCCCGTGATCCCCAGGTCGCCGGCCTGCCGGTCGTGCGCCGGCTCTCGGGGGGCGGGACGATTGTTCATGATCACGAATGGACCTACTGCCTGACGCTCCCCGCCGGACAACGGGTGGTCCATCAGCCGCACGAGCTTTACGACATCGTCCATGGTGAGATCGTCGCTGGGTTGCGCGAAGCAGGCTTTGAGGTCAGGTTGCGTGGACAGACGGTGAAGGCCGCTCCGGAACCGGTCCTCTGTTTCTCTCGTCAGGATTCCCATGACGTCGTCAGCGGTGTTCACAAAGTCCTGGGAAGCGCGCAGCGCCGCCGGAAGGGGGCGCTGCTCCAGCACGGCAGTCTGATTTTGCGCGCTTCATCTGCTGCGGCGCAGCATCCAGGAATTCAGGATCTCAACCCTCAGGCCAGCGAAGTCTCGCTGTCCCTGATTGAACGTCTCGGAACATCCATTGCCAGAGGCGTGGCGGACCGTACGGTCCGGAGCTCCTGGACTTCGGAGGAACTCAGCCTCGCAGGAAAACTGGAGCTCGACCAGCCCCGGCGCGTCTCCGAACGCTAA
- the gcvPB gene encoding aminomethyl-transferring glycine dehydrogenase subunit GcvPB codes for MRNQAATRLLCELTHAGRRGTEFPVCDVPDRPLSELIPASQQAVAVPALPEVSEPDVVRHFVNLSTLNMSVDTHFYPLGSCTMKYNPKRHERLCKLPGIIDVHPCQHESGLQGMLETLYELQEMLGEIAGLPGVSLQPAAGAQGEYTALLVAAAYFRDRGESRTKVLFPASAHGTNPASAALAGFECVQLNRSVNGLVDLEELKEKVDGQTAVFMITNPNTLGLFEPQIAEIARILHDAGGLVYIDGANMNAIMGITRPGDFGGDMMHYNVHKTFTGPHGAGGPGAGPIAVRDFLADYLPGPVIERDPSPDGGFTYRLTTPARSIGRVRSFFGNVGILLRGYCYLRTLGAEGVRAAAENAILNANYLKALLADVLPAASGTYCLHEFVATAQSLQKGRGISAMDIAKRLLDYGFHAPTVYFPLVVPEALMMEPTETESKETLEQFADTIHKIVAEEPELLHGAPHSTLISRPNDVQAARNPILRWQA; via the coding sequence ATGCGAAACCAGGCGGCAACCCGGCTGTTGTGCGAGCTGACTCATGCGGGACGGCGCGGAACGGAGTTTCCGGTCTGCGACGTCCCCGACCGACCGCTCTCGGAGCTGATCCCCGCCAGCCAGCAAGCTGTCGCCGTGCCGGCCCTGCCGGAAGTCAGCGAACCCGACGTCGTCCGGCACTTCGTGAATCTGTCGACGCTCAACATGTCGGTCGATACGCACTTCTATCCGCTCGGCAGTTGTACGATGAAGTACAACCCCAAGCGGCACGAACGCCTCTGCAAGCTGCCGGGAATCATCGACGTCCACCCCTGCCAGCACGAGTCCGGCCTGCAGGGGATGCTGGAAACTCTGTACGAACTGCAGGAAATGCTCGGCGAAATCGCCGGCCTGCCAGGCGTTTCGCTCCAGCCAGCCGCAGGCGCTCAGGGCGAGTATACGGCCCTGCTGGTCGCAGCGGCCTACTTCCGCGACCGCGGAGAATCGCGGACAAAAGTCCTGTTCCCCGCCAGCGCCCACGGCACAAATCCCGCCAGCGCCGCTCTGGCAGGCTTCGAGTGCGTGCAGCTCAACCGCTCCGTCAACGGCCTGGTCGACCTGGAGGAACTCAAGGAAAAAGTCGACGGACAGACCGCCGTCTTCATGATCACCAACCCCAACACCCTGGGGCTCTTCGAACCTCAGATTGCCGAAATCGCCCGCATTCTCCACGACGCCGGCGGCTTGGTCTACATCGACGGCGCCAACATGAACGCCATCATGGGCATCACTCGCCCGGGCGACTTCGGCGGCGACATGATGCACTACAACGTCCACAAGACCTTCACCGGCCCGCACGGCGCCGGCGGCCCCGGCGCCGGCCCCATCGCCGTCCGCGACTTCCTCGCGGACTACCTCCCCGGCCCCGTCATCGAACGCGACCCTTCACCGGACGGCGGTTTCACCTACCGCCTGACGACTCCAGCCCGGTCGATCGGCCGCGTCCGGTCGTTCTTCGGCAACGTAGGTATCCTGCTGCGGGGCTATTGCTACCTGCGGACGCTCGGCGCCGAGGGCGTCCGTGCCGCCGCCGAAAACGCCATCCTCAACGCCAACTACCTCAAGGCTCTGCTCGCCGATGTCTTGCCGGCGGCCAGCGGCACGTACTGTCTCCATGAGTTTGTAGCGACAGCTCAGTCATTGCAAAAGGGGCGCGGAATCTCCGCGATGGACATCGCCAAGCGGCTGCTCGACTACGGGTTCCATGCTCCGACAGTCTATTTTCCGCTCGTCGTCCCGGAAGCCCTGATGATGGAGCCGACCGAGACCGAGTCCAAAGAAACCCTGGAGCAATTCGCCGACACGATCCACAAGATTGTGGCGGAAGAACCCGAACTGCTGCACGGTGCTCCGCATTCCACTCTGATCAGCCGGCCGAATGACGTGCAGGCCGCCCGGAACCCGATTCTGCGGTGGCAGGCCTGA
- the gcvPA gene encoding aminomethyl-transferring glycine dehydrogenase subunit GcvPA, with translation MSYLFNTPDQQAEMLARIGVGSMAELLAQVPEQLQLGRLLNLPPALTEIELQQHLQRQAAKTVGASSRACFLGGGAYEHFIPSVVDEITSRGEFYTAYTPYQAEASQGTLQAFFEYQSLICDLTGMPVSNASLYEGGTSVSEAVFMAQRVTGRHDRVVVLGSVHPEFRQVVETYLAPLKCEVVTIPLADGCCDLAAVADAIDDRTACVVIQQPNFLGALEQVTEICAAARAKGALSVVSFDPLSLGVLKSPGACGADIAVAEGQSLGIPLQFGGPYLGVMTCREDYVRKMPGRLIGVTSDRRGNTCYVLNLQAREQHIRREKATSNICTNQGLMALRATVYLSLLGPHGLREVSELCCRKAHYAAERLAALPGIRLAFNSPFFKEFVLACDAGAESIAAKARAAGFDVGPVLSHVGTVPGLPPELTEQGLLVAVTELRTRDEIDRLAEALTS, from the coding sequence GTGTCTTATCTGTTTAATACGCCGGATCAGCAGGCGGAGATGCTGGCGCGGATCGGCGTCGGCTCGATGGCGGAGCTGCTCGCTCAAGTTCCGGAGCAGCTCCAGCTCGGGCGGTTGCTGAATCTGCCACCGGCTCTCACCGAGATCGAACTTCAGCAGCATCTGCAGCGGCAGGCGGCGAAGACCGTCGGCGCCTCGTCCCGCGCCTGTTTCCTCGGCGGCGGCGCCTATGAGCATTTCATTCCCTCTGTCGTCGATGAAATCACTTCGCGTGGAGAATTCTACACGGCCTACACTCCGTACCAGGCGGAAGCGAGCCAGGGGACGCTGCAGGCGTTCTTCGAATATCAGTCGCTGATCTGCGACCTGACCGGAATGCCGGTTTCGAATGCGAGCCTCTACGAAGGCGGCACGTCGGTCAGCGAAGCGGTCTTCATGGCGCAGCGCGTGACCGGCCGCCATGACCGTGTCGTCGTCCTGGGAAGCGTCCATCCCGAATTTCGACAGGTCGTGGAAACGTATCTGGCGCCGCTGAAATGCGAAGTCGTCACCATCCCGCTGGCCGATGGCTGTTGCGACCTGGCAGCCGTGGCCGACGCAATCGACGACCGGACGGCCTGCGTCGTCATTCAGCAGCCCAATTTCCTCGGCGCCCTCGAACAGGTGACGGAGATCTGCGCCGCCGCCCGAGCGAAGGGCGCCCTCTCGGTGGTGTCGTTCGACCCGCTGAGCCTCGGCGTACTGAAGTCTCCCGGCGCGTGCGGGGCCGATATTGCGGTCGCGGAGGGGCAGTCGCTGGGGATTCCGCTGCAGTTCGGCGGGCCGTATCTGGGCGTCATGACCTGCCGCGAAGATTATGTCCGCAAAATGCCCGGCCGTCTGATCGGCGTCACATCCGACCGACGAGGCAACACCTGCTACGTTCTCAATCTGCAGGCCCGTGAACAGCACATCCGCCGGGAAAAGGCGACAAGCAATATCTGCACAAATCAGGGGCTGATGGCCCTGCGCGCGACCGTCTATCTCTCACTCCTCGGTCCGCACGGACTCCGCGAAGTCTCGGAACTCTGCTGCCGGAAGGCGCACTATGCCGCCGAGCGACTGGCCGCCCTCCCCGGAATTCGCCTGGCGTTCAATTCACCGTTCTTCAAAGAGTTCGTGCTGGCCTGCGACGCCGGAGCCGAATCGATCGCGGCCAAGGCGCGGGCCGCCGGATTCGACGTCGGCCCGGTTCTATCGCACGTGGGAACGGTCCCCGGCCTGCCGCCAGAACTGACAGAGCAGGGCCTCCTGGTCGCAGTCACCGAGCTCCGCACTCGCGACGAGATCGACCGGCTGGCCGAGGCTCTGACTTCCTGA
- the gcvH gene encoding glycine cleavage system protein GcvH — protein sequence MDQSQLKYARTHEWVALEGDVATIGITDFAVHLLSDLVYVDLPKAGRVIQVGQTFGEVESVKAVSDLYAPVSGEVIEVNAGLPDKLEALTADPFGAGWMVKVRLSNSAELGQLMDHATYQAHCEAEGH from the coding sequence GTGGATCAGTCTCAGTTGAAGTACGCCCGGACGCACGAGTGGGTGGCTCTGGAAGGCGATGTGGCGACGATCGGCATCACCGATTTTGCCGTGCATCTGCTGAGCGATCTCGTCTATGTCGACCTGCCGAAGGCCGGGCGGGTCATTCAGGTCGGACAGACGTTCGGCGAAGTCGAAAGCGTCAAGGCGGTCAGCGACCTGTACGCCCCCGTCAGTGGCGAAGTGATCGAAGTCAACGCGGGCCTCCCCGACAAGCTGGAAGCCCTCACGGCCGACCCGTTCGGGGCGGGCTGGATGGTGAAGGTCCGGCTGTCGAATTCGGCCGAGCTTGGTCAATTGATGGACCACGCCACCTACCAGGCCCATTGCGAAGCCGAAGGGCATTAG